In Verrucomicrobiia bacterium, the DNA window CAGGGTAACAACTGGGAAGTAACACTGTCAATCCGTTTTTAGCAAACTGATGGCATGTCTCTGGCCAAAGCCAGCCGTGCCGAATGCGAAAAGATCATCCAGCTTCTCAAAAAAGAGCGGGAACGACGGGGTCTGTCCAAATATTTCGTCGCTCAGCGATCAGGCTTGTCTCAACAAGCCATCGGTTACATGGAAAAAGGGTCTAGGATTCCTTCCTTGGAAACGGTGTTGCGCGTTGCAAAAGCGATGGACGCAGATTTAGCTGCCATCATTAAACAAGCGCAAAAAGAACTTTCCAAAGCACGATAAATTTCCAAAACCTCCGCAACCTCTCGTACGCCCCATTCCCCAACTGAAAACTTGAAACTGAAAACTTCAAACTTTCCTAGTTGATAAACATCACCTCATTCGCCTGCAACAGCGCATGCGCATACTTCGCCCACGCCCCGACCGGCGCCAGCCCATTCGCTGGAATCGTTGCCAAAGACATCGCTGGTCCCGCGTTTTTCTTTTTGCCGCCGCCGCCTTTTTTGCCGCGAACCGCTCGCGGATTTTCTTCCCGCGCGAGGTCCGAGTCCGGCGTTTCCGCCGGTGGCGATTCCTTCAAATAGGTCAAACCCAGTTCCACCTCCACCGGCGATGGCTCCCGCTGATAGATGATGTCGTAAAGCAATTTGATCCGCGCCTCCGCGCCGCTTGTGTCGCGGAATTCCGGGCGATTGACCAGGTTGCGCGCCTGCTCCACCACCAGCGGACTGTTCATCATGAACAACGCCTGCTGCGGCACAATCGTCTCATAACGCTTGCCCGTCGTGATGTCGGGGTTCGCAAAATCAAACTGATTAAAAACCTCCGGCAAATTCCGCCGGTCAACATAACCGTAAATCGTGCGCCGCGTGGAATACGGCGTCGCGCCCAGGTTCACCGGCCGCCCGCCCATCGTGAGATTCAGCTTCCCGCCCATCGCCAGCAGCGAATCACGCACCGCCTCAAACTCCAGCCGCTTGATGTTCGCGCGCCACAACAGCCGGTTATTCGGGTCCTGCTGCTCATACCGCGGATTGTTATCGCTGCTCTCCTGATAGACACTCGAAAGCATGATTAACCGCGTCATCTTCTTGATGGACCAGCCTTCCTCCACGAAACGCGACGCCAAATAATCCAGTAATTCCGGATGGCTCGGCGGCGCGGACTGATTCCCAAAATCATCCGGCGTCGTCACGATGCCTTCGCCAAAATGATGCAGCCAAATGCGATTCACAATCACCCGTGCCGTCAATGGATTGCTCGGACTCACGATGGCCTGGGCCAGTTCCAATCGTCCGCTGCCGTTGCGATAAACCGGGCGCGTCGGTCCCGATAAAATCTCCAAAAACCGGCGCGGCGCGATGTCCCCACGGTTCTCCGCTTCCCCGCGCAAAAACACCGGCGAGTCCGAAGGATTCGCGCGGTCCACCAGCACCATCGCCCGCGGCGGCGAACCTGGATCCGTCAATTCCAGCGTCGTGACTTCCTTGCGCAACTCCCCTTCCTTCTTGCGAATCTCCTTCGTTTTCTTTCCCTTCTTGATCGCGTCGTAGGTGGCGATTTCCGCGCTCAAGTCATTATATTTTTTGGCAAACTCCTCATAGCTCGGCGAAGCCGTATCAATCTTCCCGATGATCGGTTCATCTGTCGGCTCAACCGAACTCGCAAAAATGCCGCGCAGCGAATAATAATCCTTCGTCGGAATCGGATCGAACTTATGGTCGTGACAGCGCGCGCACGTCACCGTCAACCCCAGCATTCCCTTCGTCACCACGTCAATGCGATCGTTGATGATGTCGTTGATATTGTCATTGAACCGCTCGCCCAGCGTGAGAAAACCCATCGCCGCCAGCGCGCTTCGGTCCGAGCCCAGTTGCAATTTATCCGCCGCCAGTTGCTCGATGATAAACCGGTTGAACGGCTTGTCATCGTTGAACGCCTTGATCACATAATCGCGATACGTCCACGCGAACGGATACCGAAAATCCTCCTGCTGCTGTTTGACGTCGCCCTTCGTGTCCGAATAACGCGCCGTGTCCAGCCAGTAACGTCCCCAGCGTTCGCCATATTGCGGCGAGGCCAGCAAACGATCCACGACCTTCGCAAACGCATTCGTCGAGGCATCGTTCACAAAATCTTCCGTCTCCTTGAGCGTCGG includes these proteins:
- a CDS encoding helix-turn-helix transcriptional regulator; this encodes MSLAKASRAECEKIIQLLKKERERRGLSKYFVAQRSGLSQQAIGYMEKGSRIPSLETVLRVAKAMDADLAAIIKQAQKELSKAR
- a CDS encoding PSD1 and planctomycete cytochrome C domain-containing protein — its product is MGKIKLVLLSVAGLFAAAHLQAQEPSKADLDFFESKVRPVLVNNCFKCHSASAPKLKGGLSVESRDALLKGGETSSAIVPGNPEKSLLITAIRYTDSDLQMPPKDKKLADNEIKDLATWVKMGAPYPKASTPAIAAAKTDKDHWAFKPIRKSPVPDVKEKDWVKTPVDAFIVAKLEENGMKPSPMADRRTLIRRATYDLIGLAPTLKETEDFVNDASTNAFAKVVDRLLASPQYGERWGRYWLDTARYSDTKGDVKQQQEDFRYPFAWTYRDYVIKAFNDDKPFNRFIIEQLAADKLQLGSDRSALAAMGFLTLGERFNDNINDIINDRIDVVTKGMLGLTVTCARCHDHKFDPIPTKDYYSLRGIFASSVEPTDEPIIGKIDTASPSYEEFAKKYNDLSAEIATYDAIKKGKKTKEIRKKEGELRKEVTTLELTDPGSPPRAMVLVDRANPSDSPVFLRGEAENRGDIAPRRFLEILSGPTRPVYRNGSGRLELAQAIVSPSNPLTARVIVNRIWLHHFGEGIVTTPDDFGNQSAPPSHPELLDYLASRFVEEGWSIKKMTRLIMLSSVYQESSDNNPRYEQQDPNNRLLWRANIKRLEFEAVRDSLLAMGGKLNLTMGGRPVNLGATPYSTRRTIYGYVDRRNLPEVFNQFDFANPDITTGKRYETIVPQQALFMMNSPLVVEQARNLVNRPEFRDTSGAEARIKLLYDIIYQREPSPVEVELGLTYLKESPPAETPDSDLAREENPRAVRGKKGGGGKKKNAGPAMSLATIPANGLAPVGAWAKYAHALLQANEVMFIN